The nucleotide window ACTTTTCTCTGCACAAAATCCATCTCCGATGCTTACTGTGTACCCTACAAAAATAAGCTGGACGAAAGAGGATGAAAATGAGGAAAAGAAGTTGGGAACGTTCGACGATTGTGTTGAAAGGAAGTCTTACTCTTTGTTCTTTAACTAGCGTATGGAGGAGGAATTTGAAGACAAAGCCAAAATAAAAATTGGTGATAAAATGATGATTTACTAGAGAAATTGCAAGTCGGTCTTCTTCTTGAgaagaatattaaaaaatgCACGTTCTAAGCGCTTAAAGTAAACTTAAGAATAATTAACTGTTAACACGATAACAAGAAAAAGTGAATCTTTCTTGTAGGTTTTTAATTCGGAAATTGTAAGGTGGCCAAAGAAGATACTTAAGGACCCGTGATGTGCATAGTAAAATGTATTGACAGGTGGAATTATGTTTCTACGGTGCACCATTAATCAATGCCTCATTCTTTACATTTCTATATAATTGGTGTGTTATCACGAAAAAAAGCAAGACActataagaaaaaaactatttaaatcCAACATAGTAATTCCAATTCGAACACATACAAACAACGGCTGTAACAGCTCTCGACACTTATTTTACGTATTCGACACTTGGCTACATAGCATGCAAGACTTAAACACTGGATAGACGACACTTGTTATAACAATTCACACCAGACCAAATCATTCGCAATTCCTTACGTGCAAAAAGAGTTGATAGATGGAAACAACTCATACAAGGATTTTGTGAAAACATAAGTAGAGAGACTGCGAAGAGGTAGTCAAAGAGGAAATTAAGTTCAAGGGAGAAGAACACTGCCGGTAAAATCCACATAATCATCTATCTAAGAAGGTGATATTTACttctttgatttttgtttgttattctttgtttgttattttattacaaTCTTGTTTAATCTAGTTTGGTAACAAGATAGATCTCATTTAAACCCACATGATTACATTAATATCACAACTGTGCATGGTCTTCTTAATTTATCACAAGAATTATGAGTCATGGCAGACAAGACACCTACTAATCTTATTCTATCACAAACCTCTTTCGTTGAAGATGGGGTTATTGACTTATATGCGAGCAAATTAGTTGTCATGTGAATGCCAATGGATCCAATCATGTCAGTATTATATTTAAGGGTGCTATTATCCTAAACAACTGTGTTATGCAACACACATCTCtatcatataattatttttgattaGTGTTTTTGTGTAAACGTTGACTTCAAAAACACCCAAATCATGATTCTCAATTTCTCTAAGATGTAAAACACGTGTAGATCATTTTATAATGAACATATTAGGCCTTTAATTTGTTAAAGACGAGCCGGTCTGCGTCAATAGTGGTGTTTGTTTATTACGACTTAGTAGCTAAACCAACTTCCTCGCCAATGGATGCCTCTATTTTCCATTCATCTCTATTATTCTTCTCAACTTATAAACTTTCTATTTAGTTGCTTTTTCTTCACTAAAGATTCATCAAAGCCTAGACTTTTTGGAGCAAGTAAGTATCTCTTCACCTTAATCAACACCtcaattcttgtttcttctagtgaaaaataataaatgagaaaaaaattacttttagaaaaaataaaaccagTTTGTTTCTAGAGTTCTTGGCTTAACAAATGATTCTCATAAagattcttatatatatatatatatatatatatatatatcctctcTATGATGATTTTGAAGTGTTTTTTTTCCTGTTTTTGACCGCTACTTAATCAGATTTCATAGCCAAAATTGACATCAAGAACACAATCCGAGGATGTCAAACGTCAAGAACATGATGTGCACAACCTTAACAAGGTCAATGCCAGCAATTGCATTCTTCGGTAGAATGGCATTTGCCCTTGTCTTTATCATCTCGGCTATCCAAGAGTAAGAAAATTAAAGTAATCCCTCACAATATTTGAATCAAGAAAGCTTGACCTTTATGTTACGTACCTGATGATCTCAGCTATGCTGATCATTTTGGTGGCGGTGGCGGGCCGCTAGAGAAGGCGGTGGGACCAGCAGTAAATGTGATGACCAAATATGGCTCTAAGGTTCTCACGTTTTACACGGGAATGCAAGTGGTCGCATTCGATGTAAGACTCTTAGAGTTTTCACTCATAACCGCAAAGGGAACTGCAGCTTTGTGGTTCATCTTTGGACAATCTATGCCTGCTTACTTCTTGGTAAAACCATATATTTCCAtcttgaattttatttattttgtttacaaGATTCTGATCTATAAAATTGTTCTATTGATTCAGCTCGCAACACAAATGCTCTCAACTGTTATTCCTTTCCCTACAAACTTGAACGACTTCACTCAGGTTAGTAATTAGATTTGACGCCTCGTAAATCCACACATATTGGTCTTATGTGATCAATTGATTAACAAATATTGTGATTGGTTTGCAGAACTTGACGTTAATGGGTGCGTTGCTCTATTACATTGGATTAAAACATAGTATCGACAACCTCGAGGAGGGAGAGAAGAGcaaggagaaggagaaagaaGATGACAAGCCCTCCACTTCCAAATCCAAAGCAAACTAAAATGTGATTTCACAAAGTCATTTGCTTTGTTTCGGTAGTGGTTATTGCCTCTCTCTTTGGTTTCGTCATTGGCTCTCCTTTTCGTCCCCCGAGCGCGTTGTTGAATATGGTATTTTGCCTTCTTTTTTGGTTAAGCAGACGACTCTCTTTGATATCAGTTTTCGATCGAATGCTTTGTCTTTTGTTATGTTTCCTGGTTCCTGTATTGGAT belongs to Brassica rapa cultivar Chiifu-401-42 chromosome A07, CAAS_Brap_v3.01, whole genome shotgun sequence and includes:
- the LOC103828772 gene encoding uncharacterized protein LOC103828772 gives rise to the protein MSNVKNMMCTTLTRSMPAIAFFGRMAFALVFIISAIQDYADHFGGGGGPLEKAVGPAVNVMTKYGSKVLTFYTGMQVVAFDVRLLEFSLITAKGTAALWFIFGQSMPAYFLLATQMLSTVIPFPTNLNDFTQNLTLMGALLYYIGLKHSIDNLEEGEKSKEKEKEDDKPSTSKSKAN